In the genome of Equus caballus isolate H_3958 breed thoroughbred chromosome 3, TB-T2T, whole genome shotgun sequence, the window gggAAATAGCCACGTTTtctagaatttcttcatttcaataacaacaacaacaaaaacccaaacttGGTCAGattctacagaaagaaaaatccagatgAGAGTGAGGACTTATTCCAGGTGTCTTTTTGTCTTAGTTCTGCTAGTTTGTCCCCTCACCATGCCTGCATGGGTGCATGGGTGCACGtgtgcatgcgcacacacacacagcttctcAGATCAACAGGAAGCATGAACAGTACCAAGAAGTCTCGCTATACCATGTTTTCCCTGCAGAGTATGCCTTTTGTTCCTCCTGCTTGTCTACGGGAGTGACCAGTCTGTGGGACATTGAGGTCAATGTGTATTGGACACATGCCGGTAGAAGCAGGAAAGCCCTCATCACTGCTGATCACCTTTCCTTGGTGTTTTCAGAGTGCCTGGTGTGGGAGGACATGAAGTTGCTGAGTTTATTAATTCAATATTAGAATCTAGCCACTTCTCGCCACCTCCCCCACTACCTTCTTTCTTGCATGAGTTGCCCTATAGTGTCCCAGGGAGTCTTCCTTGCCAGCCTTGCACTCTTCCAGTTATTTCCACCCAACAAGCAGAGGAGTCTTTAGATGTACGTCAGAATCTGCCAGTCCTTTATTCTAAATCCTCCACTGGTTTCTTATTTCAACCAGAGGAAATTCCTGAGTCCTCATAACATCTGATGTCTTCAGTCCACTTCCCCAACTTCTCTCGAGTCATTGCTTACATTTTCCGAGCATGCTCCCACATCAGGTCTTTGAACGTGTACCCGCTGTTCTCTCTCTGCAGAATACTCTTTCTCCAGACAAGATgacttgctccctccctccctttagATCTCTGCATGAAGGTCACTGTGTCAGAGAGGCCTTTGGGACCACCCTATGCAAAAGATCACTCCCCAGTTCCTCTGTCCCGCTTATCTTAGCTATTCTTCTTTCTAGCCCTCATCACCACCtaacatataaatttattattttctttattgtctctcttttcttacgctttactagaatgtaagctgtgTAGGAACAGCTTAGGAACAGAAATTCCGTCTGTTCTACTCACCGCTATATCCCCTGTGCCTAGAAAAGTTCCTGGCAGAGTcggtacttaataaatatcttgAATAATGAATATTGTGATAATCTTAGTTCTCCAACCATCTCTTCTGTGTCTAGTCAAACAACTTGGAGCCTGGCTCTTCTCTCAAAGTCCTCAGAATTCTGCACCcatgagtttcctcatctgtaaaatgcaggtaATAGTACTTCCCTCACAGAGTTTtgggagaaataaatgagatgatatatatgAAGGGGTAATATATATCTTGGCACCCAGAAAGCCTCCAAGGAAACTCCAGTGGAAACTGGTTttgtcattattactattatttggCAGTGATCCAGATTGCTTTTGCCACCAACCTGAAGACCTATGGAGGCATAAGGACAGGAACCATCatgtttgtttctatgttttgGACCTTCCACACGTATGGGTAAGTGTTGTTGAAAGTGAGATATTAGCTCAAGGGACTCTCTATGTCCACAAATACAAAAGTTGAGGAACAACTCCATGACATTAATTCAGAGGTCCACAGGGTCGGTGTTAAATTATTCCTTTCTTTGagaacttatgtctacacaaaagcCTGCAcgcagatgtttatagcagcttgaCTCATAGTTGCCAAAACTTTGAAGTGACCAAGATATCCtttaataggtgaatggataaataaaccgtggtacatctagacaatggaatattattcagtgctaaaaagaaatgagctgtcaagccatgaaaagacatagaggaactttaaatgcatattactaagtgaaagaagccaatctgaaaaagctacattctgtatgattccaactatatgacattctggaaaagacaaaaccatggagacaataaaaagatcagtggttgacaGCGGTTGttggggatgaggaggaggatgagtaGGTGTagcacagagggtttttagggcaatgaaaatactctgtatgataccgtAGTGATGGACACACatcattgtacatttgtccaaacccatagaatgtacaacatcaagagtgaactgtaatgtaaacaacggctttgggtgattatgatgtgtcaatgtaggtccatcaattgtaacaaatgtaccactcaggtggaggatgttgataacaGAATCTGTGAATGTGGGCAGATACAGCAgatatggaaaatctctgtaacttcccttaattttgctgtgaaccttaaactgctctaaaaaaaagaaaaaataataattaatctaaaaaattcagaaagttaagcacactctgctttggcagcctgggtttagttcccaggtgtagaaccacaccacttctctgtcagtagccacactgtggtggcagctcacatagaagaacttgcaactaaaatatacaactatgtactgagtctttggggagaaaaagaaaagaggaagattggaaacagatgttagctcagtgcaaatctttgccagcaaaagaaaaaaaaaattactttcaaattTCCTAAAGCTTTCAGGCTACCCAAAGGAGATGTGAAGGAGGGTGTTGAGTATGACCTGGCAGTGAAGTTCCTAAGTTGAACTGAGGCACTTCTGCCAACTATTATATTTCTCCCTTCTGGGAATCCTGACTTGCCTCAGAGAGGGGAATATGGCACAGTTACTGATTTGGAAATTTATTACCCAATCTCTGAGATCAAGTCAAAGACTCAGTACGTAGTTTGAGACCCTATTCCAAACTCTTGGTGAATAGAGTCAGatgttggaatttttaaaaaataaaaaccctacaGGATTTAACAAATCACATAACCACTTGACATTACATGCTGTCTTTCTAGGATTTTGAACTCCCCTTCATCATTCACATGAGGAAACCAGCAATAAAATCCTTGGAATTACAATGAGACACATCAGAAGCATTTATGTATTTTGTTGTATTGTTATGTCAGCATGTGGCTGGGCTTCAAAGCtgccagaagaaagagaattgaCAACCAACTGCTCCAATATGTCTCTAAGAAAGGTTCCTGTGGACTTGACGCCAACCACCACCACCCTGGATTTATCCTACAACCTCCTTTCTCAACTCCAGAGTTCAGATTTTCATTCTGTCTCTGAACTGAAAGTTTTGATTCTATGCCATAACAGAATCCAAGAACTGGATATCAAGACCTTTGAATTCAACAAGGAGTTAAGATATTTAGATTTGTCTTACAACAGACTGAAGATTGTAACTTGGTATTCACTGGCAGGTCTCAGACATTTAGATCTTTCTTTCAATGACTTTGACACCATGCCTATCTCTGAGGAGACTGGCAACATGTCACACCTGGAAATCCTAGGTTTGAGTGGggcaaaaattcaaaaatcaGATTTCCAGAAAATTGCCCATTTACATCTAAATACTGTCTTCTTAGGATTGAGAACTCTTTCTCATTATGAAGAAGGTAGCTTGCCCATCTTAAACACAACAAAACTTCACATCGTTTTACCAATGAACACAAATTTTTGGGTTCTTTTGCGTGATGGAATCAAGActtcaaaaatattagaaatgacaAATGTAGATGGCAAAAGCCAATTTGCAAGCTATGAAACTCAACAAAATCTTATTTTAGAGAATGCCAAGACATCTATTCTGTTACTTAATAAGGTTGATTTACTCTGGGATGACCTCCTCCTTATCTTCCAATTTGTTTGGCATACATCAGTGGAATACTTCCACATCCAAAATGTGACTTTTGGAGGTAAGGTTTATCTTGACCACAATTCATTTAACTACTCAAATACTGTAATGAGAGCTATAAAATTGGAGCATGTACATTACAGAGTTTTTTACATTCCACAAGAGAGAGTCTACTTGCTTTTTaccaaaatgggtatagaaaacCTGACAATATCAGATGCACAAATGCCACATATGGTGTTCCCGACTTGTCCTTCAAAATTCCAATATTTAAATTTTGCTAATAATATCTTAACAGATGACCTGTTTAAAAGATCTATCCACTTGCCTCATTTGAAAACTCTCATTTTGAAAGGCAATAAATTGGAGACACTTTCCTTAGTGAGTTGCTTTGCTAACAACACATCCTTGAAGCACTTAGATCTGAGCCAAAATCTGTTACAACATGAAAATGATGAAAATTGCTGGTGGCCAGAAACCTTGATCACTATGAACCTGTCATCCAATAAATTTGCTGATTCTGTTTTCAGGTGCTTGCCCCAAAGTATTCAAATACTTGACCTGAATAATAACAAAATTCAAACTGTCCCTAAAGAGATGATTCATCTGAAGTCTTTGCGAGAGCTAAATCTTGCATTTAATTTTCTAACTGATCTTCCTGGGTGCAGTCATTTCAGAAGACTCTCAATTCTGAACATTGAAATGAACTTAATTCTCAGCCCATCTCTGGATTTTTTTCAGAGCTGCCAGGAAGTTAAGACTCTAAATGCAGGAAGAAATCCATTTCGGTGTACTTGTGAATTAAGAGATTTCATTCAGCTTGAAAAATATTCAGAGGGCATGATGGTTGGATGGTCAGATTCATACATCTGTGAGTACCCTTTAAGTCTAAAGGGGACTCAGTTAAAGGATGTTCACCTTCCTGAACTATCTTGCAACACAGCTCTATTGATTGTCACCATTGTGGTTGTCATGCTCATTTTGGGGATGGCTGCAACTTTCTGCTGCCTCCACTTTGACTTGCCCTGGTATCTTAGGATGCTACATCaatggacacagacatggcacaggGTTAGGAAGGCAACCCAAGGACAACTCAAGAGAAATGTCCAAttccatgtgtttatttcatATAGTGAACGTGATTCCGCCTGGGTGAAGCATGAATTGATCCCCAATCTAGAGAAAGAAGATGGTTCTGTGTTAATTTGCCTTCATGAGGGAAACTTTGACCCTGGCAACAGCATTACTGAAAATATCATAAACCACACTGAGAAAAGCTATAAAATCATCTTAGTTTTGTCTCCAGACTTTGTTCAGAGTGAGTGGTACCGTTATGAACTCGACTTTACCCATCACAGTCTCTGTCATGAAAATTCTAATTACATAATTCTTATTTTACTAGAACCCATTCCACTCTACTGCATTCCTACCAGGTATCCTAAGCTGAAAGCTCTCATGGAAAAGAAAGCATACTTGGAATGGCCCAAGGATAGGCGTAAATGTAGACTTTTTTGGGCAAATCTTCGAGCTGCTATTCATGTTAATTTAGTAGAAACCAGAGAGACGTCTGAACTACAGACATTCATAGAGCTGAATGAAGAGTCTCAAGGGTCTGCAATTTCTCTGATAAGAACAGACTGCCTGTAAAACCCTCCCCTCCTCTAGGGAAATTGAGGTCTACATACACTGTTACGATATAAATTAATACAATCTTTATGGTGGCAATTTAGCAAtatctattaaaacaaaaaacaattgtTCCTTTATGTCAGTTCCTTGAAGGATTTCTAAGAATGTATCCTATAGAAACACAAGTTTGCAAAGGTTTGTGTAAAAAGGTGTTCATCCCAGCATTGTTtataatcatgaaaaataaacagCTCAAGTATCCACAAAATAAGGATTGATTCAATAAATTATAGTACCTTAATGCAATAGAATATTACACAGCcactaaaaagaatgaggtagttATATATTTACTGGTATGAAgagaattatattaatatattggTTTATACACTAAAATAAAAGTCTAAAGGAATCCATACCAGTACATTGGCATAGTAACAGTGGCTTGGGTCTGGGAGGTAAGATTATAGGGAGCATTTGGTTTCTATGTTGTACATTTCTATGATGTTGGACGTGCCTAGAATgaatctgtatttcttttgcaagtagataaaacaataaagataatTGTTAAAGCCTATGTATCCTACTCATTTTGCTTGATTCTTCCCCTCTAGTCTCACAGATCGTAGAAAGAGAACACTCTCTCctgaattttggaaaattacatttcaaaaacaaacatCATGTTACTTCCCTGATTAGAAAAATTTCTGTGGCTCACCCAcatgacaaaggaagaaaatttcatGCTTGTTTAAGATCTGACACCAATCTTCTGTGACCTCCTCTCATCCTATCATTGAGCCCTATCAAGTTATTGTCCATTTCCCGAACATTCAATCTTCTTTCATGCCCCCAGACCCTAGAATTTGGCATTGTGCCTGCCTGTAATATCTTTCCTGCCTTGGTTTGTTCAGGAAATCTTTCAGATCCTTCAAGGCATAATCCAAATGTCAATTCTTCTTTGAAACCTTCCTCACTTCTTCCCCTAAGCATGTTGCTCCTTGATTCTCCCTAACACTGTGGACATATCTCTATTACAAAATtgattaaatatgtttttaaagtttccctTTCCCACTAGACTATGAACGCCTCAAAGGCTAGGATAGACTTccctctgcctttgtatgagtagCAATTTGCTCAGTCCCTGGTTCAGAGAAGGTGTTCAATGAGTGGATGTTGTGTTTGCTAGAGGAACTTCGCTAGTAGGGACTCAACTGGCTTCAGGAAAGGTAATGGAATTTGGAGGCAAAATTCTGAGAAGCTGGAGAGGAAGAGCAGAAGTAGGTTAAAGTCaagtgagaagaaagagaatctaGAATTGAAGGATTCCTGAGTACACCTTGCATCATGTGAAAGTGCCAATATTTGATTGCTCTTGACCTACAAAAACATCtatttcatctcatttaatctaatAAAACTGATAACCTAAGCAGGGTATGATTGGGTTCAGCatctattttatttccatatagTTTTGTTCTTATGAATTCCTCATACTAGTGGTCATTTGAAAAATCGTACTCAAGATGGTCAATCTGAGAGTATACGGAGAGGGTTGGGTGTCTATTTAGAAGTGAGGTTGTGCTACCATTTGGTCGGTGACCAGTCTACTCGGAGGAGTTAGAGTTCAGCAACTTTGAGGCTGagtgtctctcttcctcctccctggtGAGCCCACAGCCTGTTTTGGTAGAAGGGGGAAACCACAGTAGAGTGAGGGCAGAGAACGGTGAGAACACCTTTCCTCCCAGGCTCTCAGTAGCTGGGCTGCTGATCTTAGTGTGACTCATGGCTTCTGGAGGAGTCAGACAGAAACTGTACAAGGATTTTGGAAATCTTGAGGAAATCTTGAGTCTCTCAGTGCAAGACTCTTACTTCTAAAGATTACTAATTGGGAACTTACAAAGAAAGTAACATTAGCCCTAAAGTCACCAGGATTTAGTTACTCCATGGTAAAATTCTCAGTTTAggaatacagttttaaaaatagatataatttaTTACAACTTAGTAAATAACACATTAGGCCTAGCTCTCAGCAACTGTTGTTTCAGCAGCTGGACAACCTTTAAATCTAATCTATCAGACCACTGCATTGTTCCTGTCTCAGCAACTTCCATACCATCCAAAATTTCCTAATATGCTTGGTTTGACTGTTTCGGCTCCTGGTAAGAGAAAAGTAATTTTACATGAGTTTAACATTGGGGCTTGAGATACAAGTAGGACCTAGCCTAATGCAACCCTGATGATATACTTCTACCTAAGAAATTTCAGATTTCAGCAAATGACCCACTTTCCTGCATCGTGATGTTGATGGGAAAGAGAGCACACACACAGGCTGTGTGCTTTAAGAGATGCCAGTGTAAGAACTCTGCTTGTGTTTTGAAAACAACTCTAGGTGAACTtgcaagtttctttttatttctccgcCATTTGCCAACCTGGagcttcttccctttttttttcctaaggagaCTGAGCTCTGTATCGATGTGGTTGGAGTCTGTCTGTGGACTCCTTAAGCGGCCTTCACAATCTCCATGCATCTCTGCAGATAAGTGGCAATGTTTTCTGGATGTCAACAGTCTGGTGTTGACAATGGTCCACATTTTCTAAACGTGGCAAAGAGGGCTGTACTGAAATGGGGTCATAATCCTCAAATTCAAGTAGTTTGGGAGGAGAAGTGACGAGGTTTAAATCTAACTCATGGCAAACGTTCCCTAAGGTCCAACTCTTTCATCTATTTTAGTGAACCGCTCAAGAAAAGCACAGACTAGGAATATCTAAACTGAATGAGAATTTAGAGTTTCTCAAGCATAACTCTCACTTTCAAACAGGGAAATTGAGgctttagaattttaaataactcaCCCAAGCTGGAGATCAAACATTAGTCTTTTAACTCCGAGATAATGTTCTTCCTTCCAATCCACAACAAGGTGGCTTTTATGTTTTGCATTTGATTTTATTATCTGGACCCTTTCATTTCTGTTCTCAAGATCAGAGCTCTGGATTAGGCCCTTTGCATATCCTGCCTATACTCCCATAATCATTTCAGATCTAGACCCTGTCTGTAGTCTCTCCCTACTGCCAAAGCATCCTGTATTTGCCCCCTGATTCACATCCCTGAAACAACATTCTTGTTCTATCCGTAACTCACTACGGAGGCTGCTCCTCAGATTAGCCACCTTTTGTCCCCAACGCAGAACGTGTTCTCTATGTAACGGATGAAGAATGATTGAGAGCATGGTTTCCCCTGGAGGTTTTGAGGACAACTTCATCACTGGTACCCTGCAGGGGATGCTTCCCACAATCCCTGAGCTCAGTTTTCACCTGATGTGTTGTGACACATGGTGTGCTCTTGGTATTGATCTCAGCCCTTTACAGGGCTCCTTGAACGATCACTTGAGGAAAGGGGTCTGATAGCGCGTTTTGAAGTCCCCGAAGGTGGCAAGCACAGTGAACAACCCCTGACTGTGGAGTAGGAGGTGGTCTACAGCTAGACATCTATTTTAACAGCCAGCTGTGATACATTGCTCCCCTTCACACACAAGGGGCCATGCAGATGCTGGCATATGTTGTGTTCCAGTTGTCCAAGGACAAAGATGCAGCCATGGGTGGGGTTATTCAGGGTGAGGGTTAGGGAGGTTGGGTGGGACCTCCTGGCCAGCACAACTCCAAATACCAACTACAAATCTCTCCCTTCACAATGAGAGGTACTTGTCTTTAGAATGTGTCTTGTTAGTGGTGTCCAAGCTGACTCAGTGATAAATACTAACGATGCATGCATATtctaaaaattactttgaaatatttgaatgaaaatcCAGTGGAGTGGATTCTAAATCCATTCACATTTTTCCAAAACATGTCAATATTACCCTTTCCCTGCAAATCTTTGCTCCAATCACATTTCCAGTGAAGACTTCCTGAACGACCTCGTTGAAAATGGCAGCACTCATTATCCACCTtccctgctttttatttttccatagcaTTTGCCACCTTCTAAACTACcatctcatttttctatttatgtagCTTATTCTCTGTCTTCCCGTACTAGATTGCAAACTCCTTTAGAGCAgacattttgtctgttttgctcacagATGTTGTCTCCACCTtggcctggaacagtgcctggcacatagctaCTCTCCAAATTTTCCTGAAGGAAACATAGTTTGTGGACCTGCTATTGATTGGCCTCTTCTGTTCTTCTGATGCTGCCCATGTCAGTGTCAGTGCTTATTGTTGTAAATCAGAGGTATAGATTTTACTCATCAGGAAGCATTCTTTACCTTCAATAGTGTATTTTTGCTTACATTTTCTGGGACCTGCCATCACTGGGTTGTCTCCCCTCACACTCCACCTTTGGCTCTTCTCTTTACTTCTTCTTATTGGGATCTTCTTGATCTCAGGGGTTTGCCGTGGGCAGCCCTTGCACTATTTCAGAGTCTGCAGATTCTATAAATCACCACAAAAGGGGTTTATGGGTTTCCCCCACTGCTGCCCCTATTCTTGTTGCTGTATTAGCCTTtcaagaggagaaggggaagttCTGGCCCAATAAGGCCTCTGCCACTTGCCTTTGCCTCAgtcttctttcccctcccctaTCCTCAGCTCTATGGATAGTCTTCCTTGAATTTTCTAAGTTCATCTTAGGGCCTGGTACTGCCAAGACTGGCAGTATTCTCTAAGTGGGATGTTCCTGGCCCAGACCCAGACCCACATGGACCCTGGTCTTCATTTGTCCTCTTTGAGATGCTTTCTGACCCTCCTCCTTGCACATACAGTCAAACCATATATCCCGAGGAGCTCTGGAACTCGCACCTATGGGGTCCTCTCAGAGACCAGCGGTTTGGCCCCCATTTGAGGTAGAGAGCCTGGCAAGCAGATCACTCCTGCTGGCTGAAGCAGTGTGGGGTCACCCAAGACTGGAGCACCAGCATGGTGCTGACACTGATTTAGGGCGACTCTCACAATGAACACAGGACAACTTCAGGGGTCTGGGCTACCAAGTTTTTACCACCAACCCTTGGGTTTGAGCTACCAGTGTGGGGAGAGCCTGTGTCCATCTGTGTTTTCAGTGTGGTGCCACCTCCTGTCTACAGCACCTGAGGATGGCAG includes:
- the TLR10 gene encoding toll-like receptor 10, coding for MRHIRSIYVFCCIVMSACGWASKLPEERELTTNCSNMSLRKVPVDLTPTTTTLDLSYNLLSQLQSSDFHSVSELKVLILCHNRIQELDIKTFEFNKELRYLDLSYNRLKIVTWYSLAGLRHLDLSFNDFDTMPISEETGNMSHLEILGLSGAKIQKSDFQKIAHLHLNTVFLGLRTLSHYEEGSLPILNTTKLHIVLPMNTNFWVLLRDGIKTSKILEMTNVDGKSQFASYETQQNLILENAKTSILLLNKVDLLWDDLLLIFQFVWHTSVEYFHIQNVTFGGKVYLDHNSFNYSNTVMRAIKLEHVHYRVFYIPQERVYLLFTKMGIENLTISDAQMPHMVFPTCPSKFQYLNFANNILTDDLFKRSIHLPHLKTLILKGNKLETLSLVSCFANNTSLKHLDLSQNLLQHENDENCWWPETLITMNLSSNKFADSVFRCLPQSIQILDLNNNKIQTVPKEMIHLKSLRELNLAFNFLTDLPGCSHFRRLSILNIEMNLILSPSLDFFQSCQEVKTLNAGRNPFRCTCELRDFIQLEKYSEGMMVGWSDSYICEYPLSLKGTQLKDVHLPELSCNTALLIVTIVVVMLILGMAATFCCLHFDLPWYLRMLHQWTQTWHRVRKATQGQLKRNVQFHVFISYSERDSAWVKHELIPNLEKEDGSVLICLHEGNFDPGNSITENIINHTEKSYKIILVLSPDFVQSEWYRYELDFTHHSLCHENSNYIILILLEPIPLYCIPTRYPKLKALMEKKAYLEWPKDRRKCRLFWANLRAAIHVNLVETRETSELQTFIELNEESQGSAISLIRTDCL